A single genomic interval of Cucumis sativus cultivar 9930 chromosome 5, Cucumber_9930_V3, whole genome shotgun sequence harbors:
- the LOC101204365 gene encoding LOW QUALITY PROTEIN: uncharacterized protein LOC101204365 (The sequence of the model RefSeq protein was modified relative to this genomic sequence to represent the inferred CDS: deleted 1 base in 1 codon): MKFICRSEEGTINEVVNHIFNKLRPDLFRYDDKLVGISRRLHEINKLMGIGLDDVRLIGIWGMGGIGKTTIARIIYKSVSHLFDGCYFLDNVKETLKKEGIASLQQKLLTGALMKRNIDIPNAEGATLIKRRMSNIKALIILDDVDHLSQLQQLAGGSDWFGSGSRVIVTTREEHLLISHGIKRRYNVEVLKIEEGIQLFSQKAFGEDHPKKGYFDLCSQVVDYAGGLPLAIEVLGSSLRNKPMEDWIDAVKKLWEVRDKEIIEKLKISYYMLEKDDREIFLDIACFFKRKSKRQAIEILESFGFPAVFGLDILKEKSLITTPHEKIQMHDLIQEMGQKIVNEKFPDEPEKRSRLWLREDITRALSHDQGTEAIKGIMMDLDEEGESHLNAKAFFSMTNLRILKLNNVHLSEEIEYLSDQLRFLNWHGYPLKTLPSNFNPTNLLELELPNSSIHHLWTASKSMETLKVINLSDSQFLSKTPDFSGVPNLERLVLSGCVELHQLHHSLGNLNHLIQLDLRNCKKLTNIPFNISLESLKILVLSGCSNLTHFPKISSNMNHLLELHLDETSIKVLHSSIGHLTSLVLLNLKNCTDLLKLPSTIGSLTSLKTLNLNGCSKLDSLPESLGDISSLEKLDITSTCVNQAPMSFQLLTKLEILNCQGLSRKFLHSLFPTWKFTRKFSNYSQGLKVTNWFTFGCSLRILNLSDCNLWDGDLPNDLHSLASLQILHLSKNHFTKLPESICHLVNLRDLFLVECFHLLSLPKLPLSVREVEARDCVSLKEYYNKEKQIPSSEMGMTFIRCPISKEPSESYNIDQPRLSAIHLRTMVQRYIEVLTWQQEKYFFVIPCPNCIGCFDKKKYGFSITACCEPDYISEENPRIGIALGAAFEVQKHEMRNNSNDAKICCEFIVKMETDECPPKSAIVFDGQRDELGSPVGLSVFYIPMKRISSWLNQSCCIDVSIVTDNPFVKIKWCGASILYEQNAGSFIGNIIKDLFGSPGKYHTSIVDHILNRQNRVDVSTLLDGGARYKTSWSNAFQRTIGSFPRLQPSRQPRKVIEDSSTMNTTFEVEENESDDNSIILKRKNLKATLLRTFEELKLYGEYYIFPKKEMPRSFFNFQLEEPEITIKIPPNLHKDKKWMGCAFFVVFSVDENSPKSHSFSYQVDNDEYTMERESVIRLNTELFDDSHQLWMFFEPRGVYPYRLNQWRHLCFTFVCNNPDFKAVLCGARLVYKQDVEGFVNTIVSNVLSLPVELLEFYDQMYVEGMLRNILYHKYDPKHKQWVEEQNSNPHNSQEDSSSCSSNMERSLILQLKESIPSFLQKDSKDRFGNTFDFVIPKRNFPPALLNQLSPENPTGVQLPPSLYTNNDWLGFVVCTLFQINKHPTAILNNVCSISRHELICQFAIEIGLIEPLHTHGITEDRSIWLQERQFVWLYYTPRHTYGEIFRQWSSVWAVIEADTPDLMVSCCGMSLVYKKDAAVIDKILMRAIQ, encoded by the exons atgaaatttatatgtaGGTCTGAAGAAGGGACCATCAATGAAGTTGTGAAtcatattttcaacaaattacGTCCAGATTTATTTCGATATGATGATAAATTAGTTGGAATTAGCCGAAGAttacatgaaataaataagCTAATGGGAATAGGCTTAGATGACGTACGGTTGATTGGAATATGGGGAATGGGTGGAATTGGCAAAACAACCATCGCTAGAATCATTTACAAAAGTGTTTCCCATTTGTTTGATGGATGTTATTTTTTGGACAATGTCAAAGAAACTTTAAAGAAAGAAGGCATAGCTTCTTTACAACAAAAGCTTCTAACAGGAGCTctaatgaaaagaaacattGACATCCCTAATGCTGAAGGAGCTACATTAATCAAGAGAAGaatgagtaatattaaagctCTTATAATTCTCGATGATGTCGACCATCTAAGCCAACTTCAGCAGTTAGCTGGCGGTTCGGATTGGTTCGGTTCAGGAAGTCGAGTCATCGTTACGACGAGAGAAGAACATCTCCTAATTTCACATGGAATCAAAAGACGATACAATGTTGAAGTgctgaaaattgaagaaggtATTCAGCTTTTCTCACAAAAGGCATTTGGAGAGGACCATCCAAAGAAAGGGTATTTTGATCTTTGTAGCCAAGTTGTAGATTATGCTGGAGGGCTTCCATTAGCAATTGAGGTTCTTGGATCTTCTCTACGTAATAAACCAATGGAGGATTGGATAGATGCTGTGAAAAAGTTGTGGGAAGTTCGTGATAAGgaaattattgaaaagttgaaaattagttattatatGTTAGAGAAAGATGATAGGGAAATTTTTCTAGATATTGCATGTTTTTTCAAGAGGAAGAGTAAGAGACAAGCAATAGAAATTCTTGAAAGTTTTGGATTTCCTGCTGTTTTTGGACTAGACATATTGAAGGAAAAGTCTCTTATTACTACACCACACGAGAAGATACAAATGCATGATTTGATACAAGAAATGGGTCAAAAAATCGTTAACGAAAAGTTTCCAGATGAACCCGAAAAACGAAGCAGGTTGTGGCTTCGTGAGGATATAACTCGTGCTCTAAGTCATGATCAG GGAACAGAAGCAATTAAAGGGATAATGATGGATTTGGATGAGGAGGGAGAATCACATTTAAATGCCAAAGCCTTTTTTTCAATGACAAATCTaagaatattgaaattgaaCAATGTTCATCTTAgtgaagaaattgaatatCTGTCTGATCAACTAAGGTTTCTCAATTGGCATGGTTACCCTTTAAAGACCTTaccatcaaattttaatcccACAAATCTATTGGAGCTTGAGTTGCCAAATAGCTCTATTCACCATCTTTGGACTGCTTCAAAG AGCATGGAAACATTGAAAGTGATAAACCTAAGTGATTCTCAGTTCCTATCAAAGACACCTGATTTTTCAGGTGTTCCAAATCTTGAAAGATTGGTTTTAAGTGGCTGTGTAGAACTTCACCAACTTCACCACTCTTTGGGTAATCTAAACCATCTAATTCAATTGGACCTCAGAAATTGCaagaaattaaca aacattCCTTTCAATATTTCCTTAGAAtctctcaaaattttggttctTTCAGGCTGTTCAAATCTCACCCATTTCCCAAAAATCTCATCAAACATGAACCATCTACTAGAGCTTCATTTAGACGAAACATCCATAAAAGTTTTGCATTCATCAATAGGACATTTAACATCACTTGTTTTATTAAATCTCAAAAATTGCACAGATCTTCTAAAACTTCCTTCCACTATTGGCTCTCTAACATCTCTAAAAACCCTCAATTTAAATGGCTGCTCAAAACTTGATAGTCTTCCAGAGAGTTTAGGAGATATTTCTTCCTTAGAGAAGCTTGATATTACAAGCACTTGTGTAAATCAAGCTCCAATGTCATTTCAGCTTTTGACCAAACTAGAAATACTAAACTGTCAAGGACTATCTCGcaaatttcttcattcattattCCCTACTTGGAAGTTCACTAGAAAATTCTCCAATTATTCTCAAGGGTTGAAAGTGACAAATTGGTTTACATTTGGTTGCTCTTTGAGGATTTTGAATCTGAGTGATTGTAATTTGTGGGATGGAGATTTACCTAATGACCTTCATAGCTTAGCTTCATTGCAAATTCTTCATCTAAGTAAAAACCATTTTACCAAATTGCCTGAAAGCATCTGTCATCTTGTGAATTTGAGGGATCTATTTTTGGTGGAATGTTTTCATCTTCTGAGTTTACCAAAACTTCCGCTAAGTGTTAGAGAAGTAGAAGCAAGAGATTGTGTTTCACTAAAAGAATATTACAATAAAGAGAAACAAATTCCTTCAAGTGAAATGGGAATGACATTTATTCGATGTCCAATCTCTAAAGAACCATCGGAAAGCTACAATATTGATCAGCCTCGCCTTTCTGCTATTCACTTGAGAACTATGGTTCAACGATACATTGAG GTTCTGACATGGcaacaagaaaaatacttttttgtgATTCCATGTCCTAACTGCATAGGATgctttgataaaaaaaaatatggattcTCAATAACAGCCTGTTGCGAACCAGATTACATAAGTGAAGAAAATCCAAGGATTGGAATTGCTTTAGGTGCTGCATTTGAAGTTCAAAAACATGAAATGAGAAACAACAGTAACGATGCAAAAATTTGTTGTGAGTTCATAGTGAAAATGGAAACAGATGAGTGCCCTCCAAAATCAGCCATTGTTTTTGATGGGCAAAGAGATGAATTGGGAAGCCCAGTTGGGCTATCAGTATTTTACATTCCAATGAAAAGGATATCAAGTTGGTTGAACCAATCTTGTTGCATTGATGTTTCAATAGTCACTGACAACCCATTTGTGAAGATCAAATGGTGTGGAGCTTCAATATTGTATGAACAAAATGCAGGGAGTTTTATCGGGAACATTATCAAGGACTTGTTTGGATCTCCAGGAAAATATCATACATCAATTGTTGATCATATTTTGAACCGACAAAATCGTGTCGATGTTTCTACTTTGTTGGATGGTGGAGCTCGTTACAAGACTTCTTGGTCTAATGCATTCCAAAG GACGATTGGGTCATTTCCAAGACTTCAACCAAGTAGACAACCACGTAAGGTTATAGAGGATTCTTCCACCATGAATACAACgtttgaagttgaagaaaatgaaagtgatGACAACTCTATCATTTTAAAACGAAAAAATCTAAAGGCAACACTTCTAAGGACTTTTGAG GAACTGAAGTTGTATGGTGAATACTACATATTtcctaaaaaagaaatgcCAAGaagtttcttcaattttcaactAGAGGAGCCTGAAATCACAATCAAGATACCTCCAAATTTGCATAAAGATAAGAAGTGGATGGGGTGTGCCTTTTTTGTAGTATTTTCAGTTGATGAGAATTCACCAAAATCTCATTCCTTCTCTTACCAAGTGGACAATGATGAATATACAATGGAAAGAGAATCAGTTATTCGCTTGAATACGGAGTTGTTCGACGATTCCCATCAACTTTGGATGTTTTTCGAGCCTCGTGGTGTTTATCCATATAGATTAAATCAATGGAGGCATCTTTGTTTCACATTCGTATGCAATAACCCAGACTTTAAGGCTGTTCTTTGTGGTGCACGTCTTGTTTATAAGCAAGATGTTGAAGGATTTGTGAACACAATTGTGAGTAATGTGTTGAGTTTACCAGTTGAATTGCTCGAATTTTATGATCAAATGTATGTTGAAGGCATGTTAAGGAATATACTTTATCATAAGTATGATCCAAAGCATAAGCAGTGGGTTGaggaacaaaattcaaatcctcATAATTCTCAAGAAGATTCAAGTTCTTGTAGTTCAAATATGGAAAGAAGCCTCATTTTGCAACTCAAAGAAAGCATTCCTTCTTTCCTTCAAAAGGATTCAAAG GATCGGTTTGGAAACACATTTGATTTCGTTATTCCAAAGAGAAACTTTCCCCCGGCACTGCTTAATCAACTATCTCCAGAGAATCCTACAGGAGTCCAATTACCTCCAAGTTTATATACTAATAATGATTGGTTGGGATTTGTAGTTTGCACTCTCTTCCAAATCAACAAACATCCCACAGCAATACTCAACAATGTTTGCTCAATTTCAAGGCATGAACTCATTTGTCAATTTGCGATTGAGATTGGATTAATTGAACCATTACACACTCATGGTATCACTGAGGACAGATCCATTTGGCTTCAGGAACGCCAATTTGTTTGGCTTTATTACACCCCAAGACACACATATGGTGAAATCTTTCGTCAATGGTCTTCTGTTTGGGCTGTTATTGAAGCTGATACCCCTGATTTGATGGTGAGCTGTTGTGGAATGAGTTTAGTATACAAGAAAGATGCGGCAGTGATCGACAAGATATTGATGAGAGCCATTCAATGA
- the LOC105435621 gene encoding disease resistance protein RPP2B translates to MEGCVSFRSFSFAITCESLETLVLSNCGLEFFQEFGCLMGYLTELHIDGTFINELSISITNLFSLILLNLRNCIRLPCLPTEIGSLSSLKTLILNGCKNLDKIPSSLGNVKPLEELDIGGTSISIIPFLENLRILNCERLKSNIWHSLASLPANYFSSRRDLNLSDCNLVDEDIPNDLKLFSSLEILDLSSNHFEKLSESIEQLINLKAFYLNDCPELKRVPKLPKSTKYVEGEKSLGMLRTSEGSTACTRSEMSPSQSDARLLKSTKYVEGEKSKGRLRNFEVMSPPSNARLLKKKVKFLRFQEYSTKEVHITKDMGKQTNHKLVLAHKTSLVGMENQVEKACNLLDLERSKNILFVGIFGSSGIGKTTIAEVVYNTIVDEFQSGYFLYLSSKQNSSVPLQHQMLSHLQSKETKIWDEDHGAQLIKHHMSNRKVVIYCS, encoded by the exons ATGGAGGGTTGTGTCAGTTTCAGAAGCTTCTCATTTGCTATCACTTGCGAAAGTCTTGAAACTTTAGTTCTTTCTAACTGCGGTCTAGAGTTTTTTCAAGAGTTTGGATGTCTGATGGGATATTTGACTGAACTACACATTGATGGAACTTTCATAAATGAACTCTCTATCTCAATTACAAATCTATTTAGCTTGATTTTATTGAACCTGAggaattgtattagacttcCTTGTCTTCCAACTGAAATTGGTAGCTTGAGTTCACTTAAAACTCTCATTCTTAATGGTTGCAAAAACTTGGACAAAATTCCATCAAGTTTGGGGAATGTAAAGCCTCTCGAGGAGCTTGACATTGGGGGAACATCCATAAGCATTATTCCTTTCTTGGAAAATCTAAGAATTTTGAACTGTGAAAGGCTGAAAAGCAATATTTGGCATTCTTTAGCTAGTTTGCCagcaaattattttagttcacgcagagatttaaatttaagtgaTTGTAATCTGGTGGACGAAGACATTCCTAATGATCTTAAACTCTTTTCCTCATTGGAAATTCTAGATCTTAGCAgcaatcattttgaaaaactgtCAGAAAGCATTGAACAACTTATTAACCTTAAAGCATTTTACTTGAATGATTGCCCCGAGCTAAAGCGAGTACCGAAGCTTCcaaaaagtacaaaatatGTGGAAGGAGAGAAGTCCTTGGGCATGTTAAGAACTTCTGAAG GTTCTACTGCATGCACCAGGTCAGAGATGTCACCTTCACAATCTGATGCTCGTCTGttgaaaagtacaaaatatGTGGAAGGAGAAAAGTCCAAGGGGAggttaagaaattttgaag TGATGTCACCTCCATCTAATGCTCGTCTGTTGAAAAAGAAGGTCAAGTTCCTACGATTTCAAGAGTACAG CACTAAAGAAGTGCATATTACGAAGGATATGGGGAAGCAGACTAATCATAAGCTAGTACTTGCTCACAAAACTAGTTTAGTTGGAATGGAGAATCAAGTGGAGAAAGCTTGTAATCTCCTAGATTTAGAACGATCCAAGAACATACTTTTTGTGGGGATTTTTGGGTCAAGTGGCATTGGTAAAACAACCATTGCTGAAGTTGTTTACAACACAATTGTAGATGAATTCCAAAGTGGTTATTTTCTCTACCTTTCTTCAAAGCAAAACAGTTCAGTCCCACTTCAGCATCAAATGCTTTCTCATCTTCAatcaaaagaaactaaaatctGGGATGAAGATCATGGAGCACAACTGATTAAGCATCACATGAGTAATAGAAAAGTTGTTATATATTGTTCTTGA
- the LOC116403849 gene encoding TMV resistance protein N-like produces MASPAIMERRDSMTSLSFPPPPPPPYSISLPLPPLRRYDVFLSHRAKDTGCSFTSNLHEALTSQGIVVFIDKEDGGKPLTEKMKAVDESRSSIVVFTKNYGSLVCMKEIRKIRMCQKLRDQLVLPVFYKIDPGDVRKQEGSFEKYFNEHEVNPNISIEEVKKWRKSMNKVGNLSGWHVQDSQLSNYSTFTFFFNFLSFCEIS; encoded by the coding sequence ATGGCTTCTCCAGCAATAATGGAGAGAAGAGATTCAATGACATCCTTATcttttcctcctcctcctcctcctccttattctatctctcttcctcttcctccctTACGAAGATATGACGTTTTCCTCAGCCACAGAGCTAAGGACACTGGATGTAGTTTCACTTCCAACCTCCACGAAGCTCTAACAAGTCAAGGAATTGTAGTTTTCATAGACAAGGAAGACGGAGGGAAACCGTTAACGGAGAAGATGAAAGCGGTGGATGAATCGAGGTCTTCGATCGTGGTTTTTACCAAGAATTATGGGAGTTTGGTTTGCATGAAGGAAATAAGGAAGATTAGAATGTGTCAGAAGTTAAGGGATCAATTGGTCCTTCCagtattttacaaaatagatCCAGGCGATGTGAGGAAGCAAGAGGGGAGCTTTGAGAAGTACTTTAATGAACATGAAGTCAATCCTAATATTAGTATTGAAGAAgttaaaaaatggagaaaatctATGAACAAAGTTGGCAATCTCTCCGGATGGCATGTCCAAGATTCCCAGTTAAGTAATTATTcaactttcacttttttctttaattttttaagcttTTGTGAGATTAGTTGA
- the LOC105435622 gene encoding uncharacterized protein LOC105435622 produces MLKRNLKSVLRRTFEELKLNGEYYFFPLGEISKRWFTLQVKRPSVTIKVPPNLHKNKKWMGLAFFAIFASDINSNISQSFSYQLEFDEYPLGRPSIIRLHDGAFSDDSRQLWVSYEPREVYPYRLNKWRNLRVSFLPSCSQTKVILCGARLLYKEDLDEFVDTIIDSVLGCSINLHEFYDGVFLNGMLSLIRSQKYDPNIEEEEEEEEDEDEALMETKGGNYASTSSSSLVSTTKGRLDDSNDYYYKLKQCLHVFFQRSLQNRYNTAFDFIVRGHGVPQLFSHQPERNRASIQLPPTL; encoded by the exons ATGTTGAAGAGGAATCTCAAATCAGTCTTACGTAGAACTTTTGAG GAACTGAAGCTTAACGGTGAATACTACTTTTTTCCTCTAggagaaatttccaaaagatGGTTTACTCTTCAAGTTAAGAGGCCTTCAGTGACAATAAAAGTTCCTCCAAATTTgcacaaaaacaagaaatggaTGGGCTTGGCAttttttgccatatttgcTAGTGATATCAACTCCAATATTTCACAATCATTCTCATATCAATTGGAATTTGATGAGTATCCATTGGGGCGTCCATCAATTATTCGTCTGCATGATGGAGCCTTCAGTGATGACTCTCGTCAATTATGGGTTTCCTACGAGCCTCGTGAAGTTTACCCTTATAGGTTAAATAAATGGAGAAACCTTCGTGTTTCTTTTCTACCAAGTTGCTCACAAACAAAG GTAATATTATGTGGTGCACGTCTTCTTTACAAGGAAGATTTGGATGAGTTTGTAGACACTATTATTGACAGTGTATTGGGTTGCTCCATAAACCTTCATGAGTTTTATGATGGAGTGTTTTTAAACGGTATGTTGAGTTTGATAAGATCACAAAAGTATGATCCAAATATcgaggaggaagaggaggaagaggaggacGAGGACGAGGCTTTGATGGAAACTAAAGGAGGAAATTATGCTTCCACATCTAGCAGTTCTCTTGTATCAACAACAAAAGGCCGTCTTGATGATAGCAATGATTACTACTATAAACTCAAGCAATGCCTTCATGTTTTCTTCCAAAGGAGTTTACAg AACCGTTACAACACCGCGTTCGATTTTATCGTACGGGGACATGGCGTTCCACAACTATTCTCCCACCAACCGGAGAGAAATAGAGCAAGTATTCAACTTCCCCCcacattataa
- the LOC105435620 gene encoding pentatricopeptide repeat-containing protein At2g17033 translates to MELRLCPPPYVIGDGVRLFLHPFKRLHAFRSYPFVPNLQVKCTSLTKQTHRFLSTLSTTAATGDQSATNRLIRKFVASSPKSITLSVLSNIVSTHTPQPELCSAALTLYSRITEASWFTWNSKLVADLVAFLDQNGLYSESEVLISEAISKLGSQERKLVNFYSQLVESQSKHGFERGFVDSYSRLLELLYNSPSVYVKRRAYESMVTGLCSMKRPHEAENLVKEMRSKGITPTAYEYRSIIYAYGTLGLFEEMKRSLKQMENDNIELDTVCSNMVLSSYGAHNKLGDMVLWLQRMKTSPHCNSSVRTYNSVLNSCPKITAMLQDHKSTNLPVLIEDLIAVLDGDEEALLVEELLAGSSVLNEIMVWDAMELKLDLHGAHVGAAYVIMLQWIKEMRLNFEDESYVIPAQVTLICGSGKHSIVRGESPVKALIKEIMVRTESPLRIDRKNTGCFISKGKAVKNWLCSLPGKKDTVPNRKML, encoded by the exons ATGGAACTCCGTTTATGTCCGCCGCCCTATGTCATCGGAGACGGCGTTCGACTCTTCTTACACCCCTTTAAACGCCTTCACGCCTTCCGTAGTTACCCTTTCGTGCCAAATTTGCAGGTCAAATGTACTTCACTCACCAAACAAACCCACCGATTCCTCTCCACATTGTCCACAACCGCGGCCACCGGTGACCAATCGGCGACCAATCGCTTAATTCGGAAGTTTGTAGCTAGTTCTCCGAAATCGATTACTCTCAGTGTTCTCTCAAATATCGTCTCCACTCACACCCCTCAACCTGAGCTCTGCTCTGCCGCTCTCACT TTATATTCTAGAATTACTGAAGCCTCGTGGTTCACATGGAATTCCAAGCTAGTTGCTGACCTTGTTGCCTTCCTCGATCAAAATGGACTGTACAGTGAGTCGGAAGTCCTGATTTCCGAGGCAATTTCGAAGTTAGGGTctcaagaaagaaaacttgTGAATTTCTACTCCCAGCTGGTTGAATCTCAATCCAAACACGGTTTTGAAAGAGGATTTGTCGACTCCTATTCTCGCCTTCTTGAGCTTCTTTATAATTCGCCTTCAGTTTATGTTAAACGTCGAGCTTATGAATCTATGGTTACCGGTTTGTGCTCCATGAAAAGACCTCACGAAGCTGAGAATTTGGTAAAAGAAATGAGGAGTAAAGGAATTACGCCTACTGCATATGAATATAGGTCCATTATTTACGCCTATGGAACATTGGGATTGTTTGAAGAGATGAAGAGGAGTTTGAAACAGATGGAGAATGACAACATTGAGTTAGACACAGTTTGTTCCAACATGGTTCTTTCATCGTATGGTGCTCATAACAAGCTTGGAGATATGGTTCTATGGCTTCAAAGAATGAAAACTTCCCCGCATTGTAATTCCTCTGTTCGGACTTACAATTCTGTCTTGAATTCATGTCCGAAGATTACAGCAATGCTACAAGATCACAAGAGCACCAATTTACCAGTTTTGATTGAAGACTTAATCGCGGTTCTGGACGGCGATGAGGAGGCTTTGTTGGTTGAAGAGTTGTTGGCTGGTTCATCTGTATTGAATGAGATAATGGTGTGGGATGCAATGGAGTTGAAGTTGGATTTGCATGGAGCACATGTTGGTGCAGCTTATGTGATCATGTTACAGTGGATCAAGGAGATGAGACTCAACTTTGAGGATGAGAGCTATGTGATTCCAGCACAAGTTACATTGATTTGTGGATCTGGAAAACACAGTATTGTCAGAGGAGAGTCTCCTGTTAAAGCTTTGATTAAAGAGATTATGGTTCGAACAGAAAGTCCTCTGAGAATCGATCGAAAGAACACCGGTTGCTTCATCTCAAAAGGGAAAGCTGTGAAGAATTGGTTATGTTCACTACCAGGAAAAAAGGATACTGTACCTAATAGAAAAATGCTATAA